The window GCCGTCTGCATTGGCGCTTCCCGCGTTTACACTGATCATGCCGGAGCCACTTACCCCTAAGTCCAGGTAATACCCTGTTGAAACAGCCTGTACCGCCCCTGCCGCCGCATTTGAAGCGGGTATGGGCTCGCCGTAGAAGTCCGTTTCAGGATAGCCCTCGGGGCGTGTTGTTATTGCAGCCGGAACGCCTGTTCTTAATTTAAAGCTTACAGGTCCAAAGGGTATAGCGCTTACCTGTGTATCACTGCCAGTAAAGGTCCATCCGCTTTGGTCAGTTCCGGCTCCATCCGGCTTGTCCGTCATATTAAAGCCGCCTGATGTTACCGTACCGCCACCGCCGTATACAATGGGTCCCCCATATGTTGCAGTATTCCCGTAAAAGATATTGCCGGTAAAGGTCAGGGTTCCGCCGTACCTATAAATTGCACCGCCATAAGAGCCGGATGTGTTATTATAGAAGGTACAACCCTGCACGGTGAGTGTACCGCTAGTATAGACAGCCCCACCATATGAGCCGGTAGTTTTATTCCCGCTGAAAATGCAGGACTGGAGAGTCAGGATCCCGTCATTCCGTATGGCAGCGCCATAACCACCACTGGTAGTCCGGTTTCTGAAGTGGACCCTTTTGATAACCACAGCCGCGTATGTGTTGCTTATATTCAATAACTGCGACGTATTGCCAATGCCGCTGCCGTCAAGAATAACGCCGTTCCCTTCGATGGATATGCTCTTGTTGATTTCAGGCAGAGCATTGGTTAGAGTGATCACGCTCCCAACGGGCAGCATTACCTTGACAGCGCCCCCGTCGGACACGTTGTTCAGGGCCGCCCGAAAGGTGCCTGTCCCGCTATCCGCAGTGCTGGTAACCGTAATCGCTTCAAAATTTGCGGGGGTAAAGGTGTATGTTACGCTGCTTGTCAGGTTCTTGTAGATGTGGAGAATCTCATGTTTCCCCGCATTGTTGTCTTCAAAGGTTAAGGCGGTTACCACCCGGTAATACCCGGCATTCAGAGCCAGGGCGCCGATAGCCGGATCAGAAACTATAAAGTCCAGGGTCTGCTCCGCTGTCCCACCGTCGGAAAGGGGCGTTATGGTCATTTGCGCAATCGCAACCCATCCCGGGTAGTTTACGGTATAGGCAAAAGTCCCCTCTCCCTCGCTGACAATCGCGTTCAGGGCAACGGGTTTGCTTACCGTTGTCCCCGCAACGATCTGGATATCGGATTCGCTTCCCCTGGCTGCCGGAACTAATTCCTCCCCAGGGCCGGTGATATAGGCAGTTATCTCCAGAGCCCAGGTTCCCTGCGCAAGCTCAATGGCCTCGCCTATTTCCGCCCTGGTTTTGGAAACGATGACCGGGCTCTGCCCCCCGGCAGTGAAGGTCAGATCAAATTTCTCAAAATCGTTTATGTTTGCTGCAGGCAGAATCGTCCGTCCTGTACTAAGGCTGTCAATCTTCAGAACGAAAAGACCGGTTTGAGAATTCCCGTTCAGGGATGTTTCCGGTGAAGCGATATTATCACAGCTTGCCATAAAAAGCGCGGCGATTATCAATGCCAGTATTGTTGTTTTTCGTTTCATTTTTTTCTCCTCCCTTATTGCTGCACCAGGAAGTCAACGGTCTTTGAATACCACACACCGCCCTTTACAACTTCCACGCTTAATGAATGTTCTGCCTTGCCGCCGTATACGGGATTGGCCGCGTACAATGTAAGGCTGCTGCCGATTTCGCCCACAAGTTCTCTGCCGTCCACCAGCCACTGTATGCTTGTGTATTGGCTGCTGTTGGTCAGTGTAATCGTCGCGGTTGTGCTGCCGCCGGAACCGTCCTTGTCCAGAATTATGTCCGGTAAAGTAATATCCACATCGGCAATCTGGGTAAAGCTTAGATCGAGGGTAAGGTCTCCCGCTCCTGACCTTTTAAGCACCGTTACGGTTCTTGATGCGGGGGTCAAGGCATAGCCTTCTTTTGCCACCGCCACGCTTACCGGGCCGCCTGCGGTAATCCCGCTCAGAGCCAGGTCATAAATGCCGCTCCCGGTCCTGGCAAGCACGCCTTTTATCGCGCTGGTAGTTCCGGCAGTCAGGGTGATGTCCCCGGAATCAAGGCCGTCAATGTCCTTGTCAAAAGTCAATGTCAGCTTTGTTGTAGTTGCGGAGGCGGAACCGTTGGCGGTCAAAGCGCTGAACGCTACCGCGATCTCGCTGGGCTCTGTGTAGAAAAACACGGTCACGGTTTTCGACCCAGGGGTAAAGGCATAGCCTTCTTTTGCCACCGCCACGCTTACCGGGCCGCCTGCGGTAATCCCGCTCAGAGCCAGGTCATAAACACCGGTTCCGGTCCTGGCAAGCACGCCTTTTATCGCTCCGGTAGTTCCGGCAGTCAGGGTGATGCCCCCGGCGGAAAGGCCGTCAATGTCCTTGTCAAAAGTCAATGTCAMCTTTGTGGTAGTTGCGGAGGCGGAACCGTTGGCGGTCAAAGCGCTGAACGCTATCGCGATCTCGCTGGGCTCTGTGTAGAAAAACACGGTCACGGTTTTCGACCCAGGGGTAAAGGCATAGCCTGTTCTTGCTACCGCCACGGTTACCGGGCCGCCTGCGGTAATCCCGCTCAGGGTCAGGTCATAGACGCCGGTTCCGGTCCTAGCAAGCGTGCCTTTTATCGCGCTGGTAGTTCCGGCAGTCAGGGTGATGTCCCCGGCGGAAAGGCCGTCAATGTCCTTGTCAAAAGTCAATGTCAGTTTTGTGGTAGTTGCGGAGGCGGAACCGTTGGCGGTCAAAGCGCTGAACGCTGCTGCGGTCGCGCTGGGATCTGTGTAAAAAAACACGGTCACGGTTTTCGATGCGGGAGCAAAGGCATAGCCTGTTTTTGCCACCGTTACGGTTACCGGGCCGCCTGTAGTAATACCGCTCAGAGCCAGGTCATAGACGCCGGTTCCGGTCTTGGCAATCGCGCCCTTTGCCGCGCTGGTAGTTCCGGCAGTCAGGGTGATGTCCCCGGCGGAAAGGCCGTCAATGTCCTTGTCAAAAGTCAATGTCAGTTTTGTAGTAGTTGCGGAGGCAGACCCGTTGGCGGTCAAGCCGCTGAACAAAATATCCACATCGCCGCCGCCGCTGCCTCCTGAGGGGTTTGAACATCCAAAAAATAACGATACTGCCGTCAACAGCAAAGCTGTCTTCCAAAGCACTCTCTGTTTCATAACACCACTCCTTTGGTAGGGCTTGAGTACACTTTAAATAATCGAAGCAGAATCTTAGGAATCAAAATAAAATTCTTTCATCCGCTTCAAATTCCATTACAATGAATTTATATGCATTGTAACAAGTATTAGTCAATCACTATGCATAGAATTGCATGCTAGTTGCATGGAAATACCCCTATTAAATTGAACATGGGGTTTTGATCATGGTGCCATTTAAACCGTCTGTCCACCGAATGTATTTCATTGACAAGAAAATACGGGAAAACTTCTATCCCACGACGGTATCTTTAGCCCGGGATTATGTGGAAAAGTATGGACAATCGGTCAATTCCCGAACCATTGCAGGCGATATTGCCTCCCTAAAAGCGAAATTTCATGCTCCTTTAAGTTATGACTATCAGAAAAAAGGATATTTCTATACCAATCCCAACTTCCAGCTTCCTGTTTTAAAGGATGACCCTGAAGATCCACTGCCAACTATGGCCGCCGAGGTCCATCCCCGGACAGCTGCCATTCCGGAATGGCAGCAAGCTTTCATTGCCTCTTTGGTGGATAAGGTATTGCCCTTTCCGAAGGGACAAAATCAGTCCAAGGGCAAAGCAAGTGTGCTGTTGAATAACATGGTCTTGGATACGGATTTCGGGGCAGTTGCACAACCCCTGATGCATGCGCTAAACAGCAATACCGCCGTCCGGCTTAGTTATGCCTTTTCCGGGAAAAAACCGATTGAGAAGATCTTTAGGCCGATACACCTGATTTGCGCGCTGGAAATGAATCTCGTCTTTGGAACAATAAAAGAGGAGAAGCGGGAACGATATGCCCTGCTGTACCTCGACCGCATTCGGGAAGTCAGCCCCTGTGGTAAAATGACCGCCCCTCCCTCCTATGTCGCCGTACAGACCATAAGAAGCCGGGATATTGAGGTGGTCATTGCTCTGGAAAAGTCTGATGTACTACTGATTTTTACCTGCGCCCCTAATAACGCTCCCGCAAAGTTCCTTCCCGAATACACACTGCTGGTACAAACGGAGATTTTTGCGGAACACTAATTCCGCTTATTGATTAAAAAACCCTTCCAGTTCCCGTTTTATCGCGTCCGCCGCCTGGTTTTCCCCAACCCCAATGTCTATCCACCTGACCCCCGGAATTGATGCGAAGAAGGTGATCTGCCGTTTGGCGTAATGGCGGCTGTTTTGGGCAACAAAGGCTTCCACTCCGGGAATATCCCGGGAAATCCTGTATGCCCCGTCCGGTTCATCTATAAAAAACTCTTTATACCCTATGGCCTTCAACCCCGGGTCTGCCGGGGTATAACCGGCGTCAAAGAGCCGCTGCGCTTCCGTGGGGAGGCCGGCTTTGAACATGGCGGAGCAGCGGGCGTTTATGCGGCGGTAGAGATCCTCGCGTTCGCGTTTCAGGCCAAGGATGAGGAATTGGCTGGGCGGTTGTTTTTCACCCCCCTCTGGGCGGGAACCGGGGCTGTAGGAGCTTAGGGGCTTCCCGGTAAGACGGAAGACTTCCAAGGCCCGCAGAAGGCGATATTCGTCGTTGATGTGGATGCGGGCGGCGCTTATGGGGTCGGAGGCAGCCAGCTCGTCCATCAACGCACGGGCGCCTTTTTCTTTCAATTCCCCTCTTAACGCGAGGCGTATGGCTGCGTCCGAGGGAGGCGATTCGGGGAGGCCCATGATGAGGTTTTTGAGGTAGAAGCCGGCGCCCCCCGAAACCACCGGCAAGGCCCCTCTGTTTGCGGCTCCCTGGATGGCTTCGGAAGCCAGGCGGACAAATTCGCCTGCGTTGAACTGCTCTTTGGGGTCGCGGATGTCTATGAGGTGATGGGGGAGCCTGGACTGCTCTTCAGGGGAAGGCTTGGCGGTGCCTATATCCATGCCTCGGTAAACCTGCATGGAATCGGCGGAGATTATCTCGGCAGGGCAGATCCTGTCCTTGATAAAAAGTTCTCCTATAATAGAAGTTTTGCCTGAGGCTGTGGGGCCAAAGAGGATGAGGGCTTTTTTGGGGGGAACCGGGAACGCCGGCATAGGGCCTATTCGTCGCTTAGGCGGAATTGTATCTCGTCGGTAAAGACCTGGCGGGCGGCCAGGGAGACTACTTTACCGTCGTTTTCTCCGATTTCGGGGTCCTTCAGCATGGAAAGCTGATAGGAACGGCGTGAAGCGGCTGAGGTAATCTCGTACATGTTCTTGTCGTATTCGATAAGTTCTTCAAGGGGGAATATCATATCAATAACTATATATTTTTTTGAAAATTGTGTAAAGTAACAGGAGACGGAGGCGCCTATGGCCATTTTCACGCCGCCCAAAGCGGCGAAATTCCTCAATCCCGGGACAATAGCTTTGACTATCATAGTCATTGCTGTTCTCATCTTCTTGTTTACCAGTTTCTACATCGTGGATCAAACCGAGGAAGCGATAGTTACCCGTTTCGGGCGTTACTCAACCACCACAGGACCGGGGCTGCATTACAAGCTTCCCTTCGGCATTGACAAGCAGTACATCGTAAATGTCAAAAGCGTCCAGACCGAACAGTTCGGTTTCAGAACCCTTACCTCCGGAATATCCGCAACTTATTCCGGCAATGCGATTGAATCCACCATGCTCACCGGGGATCTCAACATTGTTACTGTGGAGTGGATCATCCAGTACAGGATAGTTGATCCCATGGCATGGACTTTCAATGTGAACGAGCGTTCCCGGACTATAAGGGACGTATCCAGATCGGCCATCAACATGCTGGTGGGCGACAGGGCCATCATGGACATCATGGGGCCTGAGCGGAGCGCCATCGAAGCGGCAGGCGCCGAATTCATGAACGAAACCTTCCGGGGGTACGGCCTGGGAATCGACGTCATCGCCGTAAAGCTCCAGAACATCGATCCACCCCAGGGAGTGCAGGAAGCCTTTGACGATGTGAACAAGGCGGAGCAGGACATGAACCGCCTCATCAACGAAGGCCAGCAGGTTTACAACGAAGAGATCCCGAGGGCCAGGGGCGAACGCGAACGGCTCATTCAGGAGGCTCAGGGCTATGCCGCAGAAAGGGTCAACAAGGCGATAGGGGACGTGGCCCGCTTCAACGCGGTTTTCGAAGAATACCGCCGGGCTCCCGAAGTTACCCGCCAGAGGCTCTACTACGAAATGATAGAAGAAGTGTTCAAGGATGATAAAGACACGGTCATCATAGACAGGCAGTTCAACAACTTCCTTCCCTTACGGAATTTGGGCGGTTCGGCTTCGGAAGGGGGAAGATAATGAAAAAGTTTTTTACCTTTATAATTGTACTTGCGATTATTGTGATTGCGGTCCTTATCATGGGGCCCTTCTATGTTGTTGATGAAGGGGAGCTCGCAGTAATAGTGCAAATGGGCCGCCTCACGGATGTAATAACCGAAGCAGGGCTTCATATCAAAGTGCCCTTTATCGATGATGTAGTGCGCTACCCGAAGCGCATCATGGCCTGGGACGGGGAGCAGAAAAGCATGCCCACCAGGGAAAAGCAGTACATCTGGGTGGATGTTACCGCCAGGTGGCGGATCTCGGACCCCAAAAAGTTTTATGAATCCATCAAAACCATAGACGCGGCCTACCAGAAGCTGGCTGAGGTTATAGATTCCGAAGTGCGTACTGTCACAGCCGAAAATTATCTCCGCGAATCAGTGCGTAATTCCAACATGATACTTGAACAGCTTCAAAACAGCGAAGCCGCCGCTTCCGAAGGCGAGAACATCCTTACACCGCAGGTAATCGAAAGCGAAGGCACCAGGGAGCCCATTTTAAGGGGCCGCCGCCAATTGGCGGAGGAAATTCTTGCCCGCTCGCGGCGCATGGTCCCCGAATACGGCATTGAGCTTATCGATGTGGTAACCCGGCAGATACGCTACAACGACGAACTTACCCAAAGCGTGTACGCCAGGATGATCAAGGAACGGAACCAGATTGCCCAATACCGCCGTTCGGAAGGAGAAGGCAAAAAAGCCGAGTGGATGGGCCGCATGAGCAACGAGAGGATGTCCATACTTTCGGATGCCTATGCCAAGGCCGAGGCCATAAGGGGCGCCGCGGATGCCGATGCTTCGCGCACCTATGCCGAAGCCTACAACAGAGACAGGGACTTCTTTGATTTCTGGAGGGCTGTCGAATCCTACAGGACTACGCTTCCCAATTTCGACAAGACCCTTTCGACAAACATGGATTATTTCAGGTATCTCTATTCGCCCAGAGGTAGATGAGAATGACAGAAAGGATTTTCAATTTTGACCTGGACGGAAAAAAGGAATTGGGTTTCGACACGGGCCTGG is drawn from Leadbettera azotonutricia ZAS-9 and contains these coding sequences:
- the hflK gene encoding FtsH protease activity modulator HflK, with the translated sequence MAIFTPPKAAKFLNPGTIALTIIVIAVLIFLFTSFYIVDQTEEAIVTRFGRYSTTTGPGLHYKLPFGIDKQYIVNVKSVQTEQFGFRTLTSGISATYSGNAIESTMLTGDLNIVTVEWIIQYRIVDPMAWTFNVNERSRTIRDVSRSAINMLVGDRAIMDIMGPERSAIEAAGAEFMNETFRGYGLGIDVIAVKLQNIDPPQGVQEAFDDVNKAEQDMNRLINEGQQVYNEEIPRARGERERLIQEAQGYAAERVNKAIGDVARFNAVFEEYRRAPEVTRQRLYYEMIEEVFKDDKDTVIIDRQFNNFLPLRNLGGSASEGGR
- a CDS encoding DNA-directed RNA polymerase subunit omega, yielding MIFPLEELIEYDKNMYEITSAASRRSYQLSMLKDPEIGENDGKVVSLAARQVFTDEIQFRLSDE
- the hflC gene encoding protease modulator HflC is translated as MKKFFTFIIVLAIIVIAVLIMGPFYVVDEGELAVIVQMGRLTDVITEAGLHIKVPFIDDVVRYPKRIMAWDGEQKSMPTREKQYIWVDVTARWRISDPKKFYESIKTIDAAYQKLAEVIDSEVRTVTAENYLRESVRNSNMILEQLQNSEAAASEGENILTPQVIESEGTREPILRGRRQLAEEILARSRRMVPEYGIELIDVVTRQIRYNDELTQSVYARMIKERNQIAQYRRSEGEGKKAEWMGRMSNERMSILSDAYAKAEAIRGAADADASRTYAEAYNRDRDFFDFWRAVESYRTTLPNFDKTLSTNMDYFRYLYSPRGR
- the miaA gene encoding tRNA (adenosine(37)-N6)-dimethylallyltransferase MiaA, producing the protein MPAFPVPPKKALILFGPTASGKTSIIGELFIKDRICPAEIISADSMQVYRGMDIGTAKPSPEEQSRLPHHLIDIRDPKEQFNAGEFVRLASEAIQGAANRGALPVVSGGAGFYLKNLIMGLPESPPSDAAIRLALRGELKEKGARALMDELAASDPISAARIHINDEYRLLRALEVFRLTGKPLSSYSPGSRPEGGEKQPPSQFLILGLKREREDLYRRINARCSAMFKAGLPTEAQRLFDAGYTPADPGLKAIGYKEFFIDEPDGAYRISRDIPGVEAFVAQNSRHYAKRQITFFASIPGVRWIDIGVGENQAADAIKRELEGFFNQ